The window TTGTCCGAAAAATCTTCCATTTAACTATATGTATACCTCTTTTTATCATTTATAGCTTATGTCATTGTCGAAGCCGTTGAAGGAATATGCTGTAATAAATGATCGGCTCATAAAAGATACCATAATCATTGAAAAAGGTTCTAGTATAATATTCTCTAGCATATAGTTGTTATTCTAACATATTAGAAGGATTCTTTGCTCATGTTGTCGGCTAAATATATCTCGATCAGCCTATAAGATCGGTCGTCTTTATGCTCATCTTTGCATTAAGATACTTTATTATGCATTGAATGTTATTAGAAATCCGTTCGAAGAATAATACAATGCCTTGAGTGTACTAGAAATCTATTTGCTAGAAATTTGTTTGAGAAGTAATATGATACCTTGTGCGTGCTGAAAATATATTCAGGCAACAAAATGAAGCTAAGTATCTTAGGCTCAGTAGACCTTTTGTCCGACCGGACGTATCAACTCATTCGATTTATGATCGAACGGATATATAAGTATGTTGTCGTGTGTAGAGAGGATCGTACAGAGTAAAGAGTTTGACCTTTCCCTCGACCAAACTTATTACTAGTCAATTGTGAGGTGGGTAGGACATTCCGGCCGTCCTTAAACTCGATCGGCTATTGAATGATCGGATACGTTGTCTTTTTAGTCCAAGGGTAAAGTACTAAATTTCTTATGTTCGACCGACTTAAGGGTCGATCGACTCTATCCCAAACGGTTTGTACTCCGGTTGAACTGGACCTAAGAGCCTTAGCGTTAGACAAATAATCAAAGTCAGGTGAAGGATGTCCTCCTCCACTAACTTTGACCGTCACATCATCTTAATTTTAATTGTCATATCATCTTCTGAACTTATTTATCATGTcatcctctatatatatatatatatatatatatatactacctAAACAAGTTAGGTGAGTCAAATAGGCAAATAAGTAGGTCAATTAAGCTACTAGGAACGGTCAGATTGAGCGAATTCAATAATAAGATATTCAGAAGGATTGTATACTCAAGTCAAAGGAGTATACAATCAAGCAAAGCAATCCGATCAAACTGGTTGTGCCAATCAAGGCACAGATGGACctacatttttgaaaaataattttatataaaaaagaataataaaaatattaaaatattttaaaaataaaatttaaaacaatagATCAAAATGCATTAACCATTCTATATATTTAAATTAGTATAGATTATGTTATGAGATAGTATCGTCCAGCATTACTTTACCAATGACTACGGTACATGCATGGCATCAAGCACTTCACCTCTCTAGTCTCCATTGCGATGGAGATGCTTCCACTTCCACCGTCACCGCGATTTCCCTGCGTAGAGAAGCTCCTCCATACGTCACATCAAACCACAAACACGAAGGTAGAAAGCAAATCAAGGCGTCAGAAAGAAAATGGTGTGTGATCTCTCTCCAGACATACATGCAGCTTTTACTATCCTGATAGCCAAAGTACAACCCTCTTACATATTAATGGAGTACTTCAAGGGTTCGGTGCTGCTTTTAATGTGCCAGTTCTTGCTCCTTTTCTTCCCCAAGGTTAAAGTCCTTCCCTCTcagagtcaaaaaaaaaaaaaaaaaaaaaaaaaaaaaaaaaatggatgcACCCCCGGCCCTCACTTGCTCCCTGCCAGCCAAACAGGTGAGGGACCAGGGAGGGAtcaggaagagaagagaggagagaaggTAGAAGATGATCAGGGAACGAAACAGGCAGAGATCCAATGCAGCAAGCAACAACAGATCGCTGATCGAGGAACAATTAGAGCACTCCGGTGAAGAAAAATCCAGTCAATATCCATGCATGCATGAGTATCTCAGTATTCAGTGTAACTGATAACTCAACTGTTGTCTTCCCCGGCAGATTGTGCAGTGCTATTATAAAAAGGAACACCAAATTAATTGGAAGACGATGTTCGGAAGCTATATATGAGAAGAGTTTCCAACCAATATATTGTCTAATTAAAGATGATAAAGTAGGAAAACTGGGGAAATTGATTATATTAATTAGGCATCAGAATGTGGGGGGTTGTGGAGGGCGCGCCATGGGCGCCCAAATGACGTCCGACGCTGCGTGGCTCCCGTAGATTGACAGGCCGGTGGGttccgccgccgccgctgctgCCGAGACCGCGTCCACCGGCCCTTGGTGGCGCCGCTGCGCGTACGTGTTATGCTCGTGGTCCTCCATGTCGCCGGAGACTGGGATAGAGACCGACGCGTCGTCTGCTGACGGAAGGCGGTGGAAGGTTGGCTTGGCGAATGCGGCGGCTACTATCACCACCGTCCCCGCAGCCACCAGTGGCCCCGCCACGATTCCGCCCACCACCTGCCCTTGAGGTCCTGCCAGAGAGATCGAGATCAGGCCCCCGCCCGCGCCGGATGCGGACGACAGCGCCGCCATAGCCGGCGGCAGGAACGTGGCCGAGATGGAGAGGATCTCGAAGTGGCCGCGGAAGGCGATCGTGGAAACCGATGCGGCTCCGCCGAGCTGGGGCTGGCGGAGGGTCACGTTGGCGACGGCGCCGGTGCCGGAGAGGACGGAGACGCCGAGGTTGCGGCGGCGGGAGAAGCCGGCCAACGAGTCGACGACGTCGTGGCCTGAGGGGATCTCGAGGACGTGAGGGCACATGGCGGAAGACAGCTCCTCGTCGCGCGTGATAGCGACGGGGATCTTGGGCTTGTTCCTGGAACCGGGCGGCCGCCCTCGGGGCCGCTTCGCCACCTCGATCGTCGACCCCTCCGCCGCCGCCCGCTCCTTGTCCTTGGGCTCGTCGACCTTTATCCTCTTAGTCTCACCGCTGCTCCTGCTGCTGTCGACTTCATCGGAGAAACTcctctgctgctgctgctgctgctgctgctgctgctgctgctgacggtGGTGGAGATAGTGGTGTTGAAAAGCTTCGTCCTTCATGCTGCCGTCGACTAAGGTAGTGAAGAACATAGAACTGTGCAAGGAAAACACAGAGGAGACTTCAAAAAAGAACCTTTTTCTCCTACAATCTAGATTGGATCATTCAATATCGAGTCGGagagcaagaagaggagagggatgtTGAGAAGAGATGAGATTGGAGGACTTCGGTGTCGGTGAAGCTTCTCGGTGAAGAGCTTCCCGGCCGCCCACCCTTTTTGATACTGTGTGGACACTTTTGACGATCGTAGGAAGGGCAGGGTGTAACTAATGGGGCGCGAGAGCTTCCGAGAGGAATGGGATAGACATCAAGATGAGACTACTGGACCCAACACTCTTCGTTCCTTTCCTTTCCTGTCTAGTTTGTCTCTGTTCGATTTCAAGCCTCTTGTTTAAGGCTTTAAGCTCTTTCTTCAGAAATAACATCCTTCGAAATAATAGTTCAAGAAAACAATTTCAAACTTGGATTAGAAATTTTGCAGGAAAACAGACAGCAACGAGCATTTAATATTCAGACGTCAATAACTACGGATTCCCTAAGTCAAATTAGAATAGTCAAttataggatatatatatatatatgtaattagAATAGTTAAGTGATGGTCCACCAAAGAGGTGTCAAATATTCCTTCTATCCACTGCTTGTATTACCAATGGGATAAGTATCGAATTGGTACCGAACCCATACTTTTTGTCAGCAAATGCTCTAACTACAAACTACCCGGCACCTATCCCTGGGAAGAAATCTATCATCTGTCAACTACAGGGGAGAACTGGGTGCGTAGCTAAATAGATTACGGCAAGGTGGTACTACTGTCACGCTGTGGGCATGCAGATCACTCGTCTGTGGTGTCTTAAAACTGTGGGCCATGAAATTGAACCAAGGCAATAAGGAGTGCGATGGTCAATTTCATGAACCAAGGCAATAAGGAATTAATCTAATCTCTGATATGTGCCTAGATAGTTGAGAGAATTAGTAAATATGAGCAAAGTGTAGAGTTCTAGCAAGATTGCAGGCTCTCTGATGATTGTCAATCTTGGACATTATGTCTTAGAACCAACAAGTAGTTGAATCCTAGTAGAAGTAGCATCCTTTGGGAAGATCCGATGGCTCGTTTCCTCCTACTTGCTCTAGCAATTCGCATATGGTGTTAGTTGGTAGCTGAAACTCCCTTCTCTGCTTAGGGTTGCAGAGGCATCCAGATAATACTTGTGTGAAAGTATTCAAGTAGGGACCATTACACTATATACATTACtaaaaaacaaaaccaaaaaaTTACGCTCTTCTTTCCTTTCCATTTCCTTTTGGCTGGGCCTAATTAAGCATGTATAGATATCATCTACAACCCAAACAGGTTAACAAAATGTTTGGGCGGTTCGTTCCCTTGTAGGTCTTCTCAATAGTACACCAGAATTCCCCTCATTTTGCCTAAATCGATCAGTCTGTATACTACTACGATGTTCAACTAAATTCCTGCTAAGTTGACTATTGTCGGGATACAAAAGAGAACTCTCCATGCCGGCCTGCTCAGCTTCCCTGCCTGAGGAAGTAGCATTCGATCCCAAGTCCATCGTTGATGGTGTAGGGCAATTTGCTTTCAAGGAATGCCGAGAGCCCAGAGGGGAATGAGTGAGTCCATCGAAATCCTCAGAGATTCTCAAGGGGCTATTCGAGCTGAAAGAATCGGATTCTCCAGAAGTGTGTTCCCATGATTCTTCCGTACTAGTTGAGTCCCTAGTGCTCTCTGTGCTGCAAGTGGAACCTTCATCAAAGAGAGAAGAACTGTCGCTGGCAGAATCGTTCGGGTGAGGACGGAGATTTGACAGATATGGAGAGTAGTGTTCTCCATGGTGAGCAACTGATAAATCTCCACGGTTTCCTCTACCATCCTTCATGTTCTTTCTAGCGTGTACAAGTTGAGCCATCGCTCTCCTTACTGAACTTGGACCACGAGGCAAGCACCTAATTTGAGAGGCAAATAGGGTaggaattaaaaacaaaaaaaaaacaaattagacAAGATTGTGAATCCAGTACATTTGACTCACCTAGCATAAAGAAGCATGTACGCACCCTTCGACAAGACCACCTCAAGTTCCACAGGTTGTACCTgttcaaaaataatattcatattatggcaatttatttttaaatgcaAGTGTTTATGTTGAACGCCGTCATTAAGATCAAATGAAACAAATGCACTGTTCTGGAGTTAAGCATGTACTATCTGTTTATGAGGAAGTGACACATGATACAGGTTTCAAAACAAATGCTGAAGAGAGCTAATTTACACTCAAAAAACTATTTAACAAGCACCTTCATCTTCATTTTACCTTACTAGTTAAGAATACTAAACAGGTTCATTTCAGTTGCAGATCGAATTGAAAAAAGTTGACTAGAAATTCAGACAAGTTTAGCAAAAAAGTTGACGCCCTCTATCAAGCTTGCCATGATAAGTTCGTCAAAAAGCAATTCAATGGGATCAGAAGTTAACTAATAGCATACCTTGCTATCATCAATCTTGTACCACTTGCCATGTCTATCCTTCACATAGCAGACGTAGTGACCAGAAAAGGAAGCATTCATCGTATCTATGTGAACGATTACAGCATAAAGCCGATAAACAGGGGACTTGTCATCACCGCTCATGTAACGAGCTAAATCAAGGTACTCAGAAAACCTGACAGCTTTGTTGAGTTTGCCAAATTTACCAGACTGCACATAAAATCACAGTCAGGAATCTAAATTCATTCACTGAAACACAACCAAATTGACCTAAATCTGAGCAAACGTAACTCATAAAATGGCAAACAGAAATATCAGTTGATTAATGACCTGAAATCTTTTCAACACAATAGTCAGGACATTAGGAGCCTCCAATATAGTCAATCTCTTTTTTGCTCGCTCATAGGACTTGCATCTGTCAAAAAAAATACAAAGTAAGAACATCATCAAGTTAAGAAAGACAGTTTTTAAGAGAACCAGTTTCAGTAGGGGAGATTTTCTAAAAAATAGGAACTCAAGGTAACAAATGATTAATTGATTTTTCCTTAGTacacaaataattttaaaaaccaaAAATGCAGATTTCGTGTGGTTAAATGCTGGAAAAAATTAGTCCTACAAATAACTAAAGAATTGGTGACAGAATGATACATGTATGATTTAATCACTTCTAAAGAATGAAAGAACCAACCTTTCACACTTATACTTGTTCTCCCCATCCAATATTTCTTGGGATGTAAAACGTAGAAGAGCATCATCAAGGGTGACAATATCACCATCTATCTCGACAGTAAGATCCATCATCCTTTCACATCGCTCAGACTTGCTCTTGCATTTACTGCACCTTATCTGCATATGTTTATCAACCACCATTAATCAATCGCTAACTAGCTAGCAAGCTATGACATTAAGATTATAATTCCAAATGTAAGTGCTAATTATCAAAACAAAGAAATTAATGAGCTAAATTACTTTTGACCGCAAATAGCCACCAAAAGTTTGCTGTATGAGTGTTGTCTCCTCCAATAATCCATCTGGTTTTGCAACAGCTTCCTTTAAGCAAATAGACTGCATAGCCTCAATAGCATACCTGACAAAGTATATATACAAAAATGCTCAATAACATTtagacaaaaagaaaagttaattGCTACAGTCACTGTCGTGATCAAAATTCTAATTCAACACAAAATTCAATTTTCACAAAAGATTTACTATTATGTAAGCACTTGGAGAGCTTTTGGGTTAGGACTCACCAAAGGCTCTCAAAACCTGTTGGGCTCTAATCCAAAAGGTTCCAAG is drawn from Zingiber officinale cultivar Zhangliang chromosome 1B, Zo_v1.1, whole genome shotgun sequence and contains these coding sequences:
- the LOC121989317 gene encoding AT-hook motif nuclear-localized protein 28-like, translating into MKDEAFQHHYLHHRQQQQQQQQQQQQQRSFSDEVDSSRSSGETKRIKVDEPKDKERAAAEGSTIEVAKRPRGRPPGSRNKPKIPVAITRDEELSSAMCPHVLEIPSGHDVVDSLAGFSRRRNLGVSVLSGTGAVANVTLRQPQLGGAASVSTIAFRGHFEILSISATFLPPAMAALSSASGAGGGLISISLAGPQGQVVGGIVAGPLVAAGTVVIVAAAFAKPTFHRLPSADDASVSIPVSGDMEDHEHNTYAQRRHQGPVDAVSAAAAAAEPTGLSIYGSHAASDVIWAPMARPPQPPTF